A section of the Ornithinimicrobium sufpigmenti genome encodes:
- a CDS encoding Pls/PosA family non-ribosomal peptide synthetase: MSTSPGRHSGPPGVGVPAALLAGHLAPGPRTLVDILQRTVEAAPDALAIDSGGRTLTYAELAAAADQVAARLAVHGVGRGAKVGIRVSSGTTELYTAILGVLVAGAAYVPVDADDPDERARVVFDEADVAAVIGHELAISPRPGGAPGRPGEAPTPDDDAWVIFTSGSTGTPKGVAVTHRNAAAFVDAESRLFLAGDPRPLGPGDRVMAGLSVAFDASCEEMWLAWASGATLVPAPRSLVRAGVDVGPWLRANDITVVSTVPTLVALWPTAALEQVRLLILGGEACPPELAARLQAPGRQVWNTYGPTEATVVACAALLDGTEPVRIGLPLDGWDLAVVDEQGQPVPEGASGQLIIGGVGLARYLDPVKDAQAYAPMPGLGWSRAYRSGDIVINDPAGLLFGGRADDQIKLGGRRIELGEIDGQLLRLPGVVGAAAAVRRTTAGNQLLVGYLAVDDSFDGSDGLDGFDTDAAQALLRERMPDALVPRLAVVEDLPTRTSGKIDRDALPWPLPPARGLGTAHLTPLQAWIGQIWADVLGAEVTSPGDDFFSFGGGSLTAAQIVGRLRERFPEVAVGDLYANPTVGALAALLDELGAGPAPLGRTVHPIPPKTQVGQVLALLPLRTLAAGRWIAWAMLVSVLAGEVLDLAWAPDLPWPVVALTAVLFPVPPVRMGLAALLIRATLRGVRPGSYPRGGKVHLRLWLADRIQTELAAVSSAGAPWLQRYARALGADIAPGVDLHALPPVTGFLRIGERAAVEPEVDLGGAWIDGDRIHVGPVSVRAGARVGARSMLGPGADVGQEAEVAPGSFVLGEVPAGEYWSGAPASRVARRARGAWTDALPPRGRASWWGYAAAALLVSALPVLAVAAGAWVVLALGWAWWALAALVGYAVLTLLVLLVVRVCAVAIRPGHHPTRSGRGLAVWTTVRVLDEARTWLFPLYAGALTPVWLRLLGARVGRGVEASTVLLIPSLAQVNDHAFLADDTLIGAYELSHGWMRVERVKVGKRAFVGNSGMVSAGRKVPREALVAVLSAAPRRKSVKAGSSYLGSPPTRLRRAAGETDTSRTYAPPRRLRVARGLIETLRLVPLLLHVLLHLGVAVALLALLRWHVVAAFALGGVVMIAAGLLAALVAWAAKWTIVGRHTVREHPLWSSFVWRNELADSFTEVLAVPWFASVTQGTVVLNVWLRMLGARIGRGVWCDSYWLPETDLVELRDGATVNHGCVVQTHLFHDRVLSMDRVTLEAGATLGPNSVILPAATLGRHSTIGPLSLVMRGESVPAQTRWVGNPIGPWDDTGGQPGSNEGSNEAGIEVGNESSTNPSEKEQVR; encoded by the coding sequence GTGAGCACATCGCCGGGTCGCCACAGCGGACCGCCCGGCGTTGGTGTCCCGGCCGCCCTGCTGGCCGGCCACCTGGCGCCCGGCCCGCGGACCCTGGTCGACATCCTGCAGCGCACCGTGGAGGCCGCGCCCGACGCGCTCGCCATCGACAGCGGGGGCCGCACGCTGACCTACGCCGAGCTGGCGGCGGCCGCCGACCAGGTGGCCGCCCGGCTGGCCGTCCACGGCGTCGGCCGCGGGGCCAAGGTCGGGATCCGGGTCAGCTCGGGCACGACGGAGCTCTACACCGCGATCCTCGGCGTCCTCGTCGCCGGGGCGGCCTACGTGCCGGTCGACGCCGACGACCCCGACGAGCGGGCCAGGGTGGTCTTCGACGAGGCCGACGTCGCCGCCGTCATCGGCCACGAGCTGGCGATCAGCCCCCGTCCCGGAGGTGCTCCCGGGCGTCCGGGGGAGGCGCCCACCCCGGACGACGACGCCTGGGTGATCTTCACCTCCGGCTCCACCGGCACGCCCAAGGGCGTGGCCGTCACCCACCGCAACGCCGCCGCCTTCGTCGACGCCGAGTCTCGGCTCTTCCTGGCCGGTGACCCCCGCCCCCTGGGACCCGGTGACCGGGTGATGGCGGGGCTGTCCGTGGCCTTCGACGCCAGCTGCGAGGAGATGTGGCTCGCGTGGGCCTCCGGCGCCACCCTGGTGCCCGCCCCGCGCTCCCTGGTCCGGGCCGGGGTCGACGTCGGCCCGTGGCTGCGCGCCAACGACATCACCGTCGTGTCGACGGTGCCCACCCTGGTCGCGCTGTGGCCGACGGCGGCCCTGGAGCAGGTCCGCCTGCTCATCCTGGGCGGCGAGGCCTGCCCCCCGGAGCTCGCTGCGCGGCTGCAGGCCCCGGGGCGGCAGGTCTGGAACACCTACGGACCCACCGAGGCCACGGTGGTGGCCTGCGCCGCGCTCCTCGACGGCACCGAGCCGGTCCGGATCGGGCTGCCGTTGGACGGTTGGGACCTCGCGGTCGTCGACGAGCAGGGACAGCCGGTGCCGGAGGGAGCCAGCGGCCAGCTGATCATCGGCGGCGTGGGCCTGGCCCGTTACCTCGACCCGGTCAAGGATGCGCAGGCGTATGCGCCGATGCCGGGCCTGGGCTGGTCGCGGGCCTACCGCTCCGGGGACATCGTGATCAACGACCCTGCCGGGCTGCTCTTCGGCGGTCGGGCCGACGACCAGATCAAGCTCGGTGGCCGCCGGATCGAGCTGGGTGAGATCGACGGCCAGCTGCTGCGCCTCCCAGGGGTCGTCGGCGCGGCCGCGGCGGTGCGTCGCACCACGGCGGGGAACCAGCTGCTCGTCGGCTACCTGGCGGTCGACGACAGCTTCGACGGCTCCGACGGTCTCGACGGTTTCGACACTGACGCCGCCCAGGCGCTGCTGCGCGAGCGGATGCCGGACGCACTGGTGCCGCGCCTGGCGGTGGTCGAGGACCTGCCCACCCGCACCTCGGGCAAGATCGACCGGGACGCCCTGCCCTGGCCGCTGCCGCCCGCCCGTGGGCTCGGCACCGCGCACCTGACGCCCCTGCAGGCGTGGATCGGGCAGATCTGGGCCGATGTGCTCGGCGCCGAGGTCACCTCCCCCGGGGACGACTTCTTCAGCTTCGGCGGTGGCTCGCTGACCGCTGCGCAGATCGTCGGGCGGCTGCGGGAGCGCTTTCCCGAGGTGGCCGTGGGAGACCTCTACGCGAACCCGACGGTCGGCGCGCTCGCCGCCCTGCTGGACGAGCTCGGTGCCGGGCCGGCCCCGCTGGGCCGCACGGTGCACCCCATCCCGCCCAAGACGCAGGTCGGTCAGGTGCTGGCGCTGCTGCCGCTGCGCACCCTGGCGGCCGGACGCTGGATCGCCTGGGCCATGCTCGTCAGCGTTCTCGCCGGCGAGGTGCTCGACCTGGCCTGGGCCCCTGACCTCCCCTGGCCGGTCGTAGCGCTGACCGCGGTCCTCTTCCCGGTGCCGCCGGTGCGGATGGGCCTGGCTGCCCTCCTCATCCGGGCCACCCTGCGCGGGGTGCGACCCGGCAGCTACCCACGGGGTGGCAAGGTCCACCTGCGGCTGTGGCTGGCCGACCGCATCCAGACCGAGCTGGCCGCCGTCTCCTCCGCCGGCGCGCCCTGGCTCCAGCGCTATGCCCGGGCGCTGGGCGCCGACATCGCCCCCGGCGTCGACCTGCACGCACTGCCTCCCGTCACCGGCTTCCTGCGCATCGGTGAGCGGGCTGCCGTGGAGCCCGAGGTCGACCTCGGGGGCGCCTGGATCGACGGCGACCGCATCCACGTGGGCCCGGTCAGCGTGCGGGCCGGGGCCCGGGTCGGTGCCCGCAGCATGCTGGGCCCCGGCGCGGACGTCGGGCAGGAGGCCGAGGTCGCGCCCGGCTCCTTCGTGCTCGGGGAGGTGCCCGCAGGGGAGTACTGGTCGGGAGCACCGGCCAGCCGCGTCGCGCGACGGGCTCGTGGTGCCTGGACGGACGCGCTGCCCCCGCGAGGCCGGGCTTCGTGGTGGGGGTATGCGGCTGCCGCCCTCCTCGTGTCCGCCCTGCCGGTCCTGGCGGTCGCGGCGGGCGCGTGGGTCGTTCTTGCCCTCGGCTGGGCCTGGTGGGCGCTCGCGGCCCTGGTCGGCTACGCGGTGCTGACCCTGCTCGTGCTGCTCGTGGTGCGCGTCTGTGCCGTGGCGATCCGCCCCGGCCACCACCCGACGCGCTCCGGTCGCGGGCTGGCGGTCTGGACCACGGTCCGCGTCCTCGACGAGGCCCGGACCTGGCTGTTCCCGCTCTACGCCGGCGCCCTCACGCCGGTCTGGCTGCGCCTGCTCGGGGCCCGGGTCGGCCGGGGGGTCGAGGCCTCGACGGTGCTGCTCATCCCCTCGCTGGCGCAGGTCAACGACCACGCCTTCCTCGCCGACGACACCCTGATCGGCGCCTACGAGCTCAGCCACGGCTGGATGCGGGTCGAGCGGGTCAAGGTGGGCAAGCGCGCCTTCGTCGGCAACTCCGGCATGGTCTCGGCCGGCCGCAAGGTCCCACGGGAGGCGTTGGTGGCGGTCCTGTCGGCGGCCCCGCGGCGCAAGAGCGTCAAGGCCGGCTCGTCCTACCTGGGCAGCCCGCCCACCCGGCTGCGGCGAGCGGCCGGCGAGACCGACACCAGCCGCACCTACGCCCCGCCCCGGCGCCTGCGCGTGGCCCGGGGACTCATCGAGACGCTGCGGCTCGTCCCCCTCCTGCTGCACGTCCTGCTCCACCTCGGCGTGGCGGTGGCCCTGCTCGCGCTGCTGCGCTGGCACGTCGTGGCGGCCTTCGCCCTGGGCGGCGTGGTGATGATCGCCGCCGGGCTGCTGGCGGCCCTGGTCGCCTGGGCGGCCAAGTGGACGATCGTCGGGCGCCATACCGTCCGCGAGCACCCGTTGTGGTCCTCCTTCGTGTGGCGCAACGAGCTGGCGGACTCCTTCACCGAGGTGCTGGCCGTGCCGTGGTTCGCCTCCGTGACCCAGGGCACGGTGGTGCTCAACGTCTGGCTGCGCATGCTGGGGGCACGCATCGGACGCGGCGTCTGGTGCGACAGCTACTGGCTGCCGGAGACGGACCTGGTAGAGCTGCGCGACGGGGCGACGGTCAACCACGGCTGCGTGGTGCAGACCCACCTGTTCCACGACCGGGTCCTGAGCATGGACAGAGTCACCCTGGAGGCAGGTGCGACCCTGGGCCCGAACAGCGTGATCCTGCCGGCCGCGACCCTCGGCCGGCACAGCACGATCGGCCCGCTCTCGCTCGTGATGCGGGGGGAGTCCGTGCCCGCCCAGACCCGCTGGGTCGGCAACCCCATCGGCCCGTGGGACGACACCGGCGGTCAGCCGGGCAGCAACGAGGGCAGCAACGAGGCTGGCATCGAGGTCGGCAACGAGAGCAGCACGAACCCGAGCGAGAAGGAGCAGGTCCGGTGA
- the acs gene encoding acetate--CoA ligase → MSNEGLSNLLHEERTFEPSEEFRAQANAGQELFDRADEDREGFWGEQARKYVQWETDFGQVLDWSEAPFAKWFLGGRLNACVNAVDRHVEAGHGDRVAIHWVGEPEGETRDITYAELHQLVQRAANALADLGVGEGDTVAIYLPMIPEAAIAMLACARLGAPHSVVFGGFSAEALHSRIDDAGAKVVITADGGYRRGKPSALKPAVDAALNHDENPVQKVLVVQRTGQDVDWTDGRDLWWHEALEAAGETHEAQAFDAEHPLFILYTSGTTGKPKGIFHATGGYLVQTAYTSHVVHDLHPDSDVYWCTADIGWVTGHSYIVYGPMTLGATQVMYEGTPDTPHQGRFWEIVQDLKVTVLYTAPTAIRTFMKWGADIPAKFDLSSLRLLGSVGEPINPEAWMWYREHIGGNRTPIVDTWWQTETGAIMISPLPGVTAARPGSAMKAIPGIVAKVVDDTGQEVEKGSGGYLVITEPWPSMLRGIWGDPERYQDTYWSRFPDVYFAGDGAKLDEDGNVWVVGRVDDVMNVSGHRMSTSEIESALVSHPKVAEAAVVGAADETTGQAICAFVILRADAVAEADEDGEGGELVQELRNHVAREIGPIAKPRQIMIVPELPKTRSGKIMRRLLKDVAENREVGDVTTLADSSVMSLISAGMQKD, encoded by the coding sequence ATGTCCAACGAGGGACTGTCCAACCTGCTGCACGAGGAGCGCACCTTCGAGCCGAGCGAGGAGTTCCGCGCCCAGGCCAACGCCGGCCAGGAGCTCTTCGACCGGGCCGACGAGGACCGTGAGGGCTTCTGGGGCGAACAGGCCCGCAAGTACGTCCAGTGGGAGACCGACTTCGGGCAGGTCCTGGACTGGTCGGAGGCGCCCTTCGCCAAGTGGTTCCTCGGCGGGCGGCTCAACGCCTGCGTCAACGCCGTCGACCGGCACGTCGAGGCCGGCCACGGCGACCGGGTCGCGATCCACTGGGTCGGCGAGCCGGAGGGGGAGACCCGCGACATCACCTACGCCGAGCTGCACCAGCTGGTGCAGCGGGCGGCCAACGCGCTCGCGGACCTGGGCGTCGGCGAGGGCGACACGGTGGCGATCTACCTGCCGATGATCCCCGAGGCGGCCATCGCCATGCTGGCCTGCGCCCGGCTCGGAGCACCGCACTCGGTCGTCTTCGGCGGGTTCTCCGCCGAGGCGCTGCACAGCCGGATCGACGACGCCGGCGCCAAGGTGGTCATCACCGCGGACGGCGGCTACCGCCGGGGCAAGCCCTCCGCCCTCAAGCCGGCGGTCGACGCGGCGCTGAACCACGACGAGAACCCGGTCCAGAAGGTGCTCGTCGTGCAGCGCACCGGGCAGGACGTGGACTGGACCGACGGCCGCGACCTGTGGTGGCACGAGGCGCTGGAGGCGGCGGGGGAGACGCACGAGGCGCAGGCCTTCGACGCCGAGCACCCGCTGTTCATCCTCTACACCTCAGGGACCACCGGGAAGCCCAAGGGCATCTTCCACGCCACGGGCGGCTACCTGGTGCAGACGGCCTACACCAGCCACGTCGTCCACGACCTGCACCCCGACTCCGACGTCTACTGGTGCACCGCCGACATCGGCTGGGTGACGGGCCACTCCTACATCGTCTACGGGCCGATGACCCTCGGCGCCACCCAGGTGATGTACGAGGGCACCCCGGACACGCCCCACCAGGGCCGGTTCTGGGAGATCGTCCAGGACCTCAAGGTCACCGTCCTCTACACCGCACCGACCGCGATCCGGACGTTCATGAAGTGGGGCGCGGACATCCCCGCGAAGTTCGACCTGTCCAGCCTGCGGCTGCTCGGGTCGGTGGGTGAGCCGATCAACCCCGAGGCCTGGATGTGGTACCGCGAGCACATCGGCGGCAACCGCACCCCGATCGTGGACACCTGGTGGCAGACCGAGACGGGCGCGATCATGATCAGCCCCCTGCCGGGCGTCACCGCGGCCCGCCCGGGCTCGGCGATGAAGGCCATCCCCGGCATCGTGGCCAAGGTGGTCGACGACACCGGTCAGGAGGTCGAGAAGGGCTCGGGCGGCTACCTGGTCATCACCGAGCCGTGGCCCTCGATGCTGCGGGGCATCTGGGGCGACCCGGAGCGGTACCAGGACACCTACTGGAGCCGGTTCCCGGACGTCTACTTCGCCGGTGACGGTGCCAAGCTCGACGAGGACGGCAACGTCTGGGTGGTCGGCCGCGTCGACGACGTGATGAACGTCTCCGGCCACCGCATGTCCACCTCCGAGATCGAGTCGGCGCTGGTGTCCCACCCGAAGGTGGCCGAGGCGGCCGTCGTCGGCGCGGCCGACGAGACCACCGGGCAGGCGATCTGCGCCTTCGTCATCCTGCGTGCGGACGCCGTCGCGGAGGCGGATGAGGACGGCGAGGGTGGGGAGCTGGTCCAGGAGCTGCGCAACCACGTCGCCAGGGAGATCGGCCCCATCGCCAAGCCCCGCCAGATCATGATCGTCCCCGAGCTGCCCAAGACCCGCTCGGGCAAGATCATGCGCCGTCTCCTCAAGGACGTCGCGGAGAACCGCGAGGTCGGCGACGTCACCACGCTCGCCGACTCCTCGGTGATGAGCCTCATCAGCGCGGGTATGCAGAAGGACTGA